A genomic window from Cotesia glomerata isolate CgM1 linkage group LG7, MPM_Cglom_v2.3, whole genome shotgun sequence includes:
- the LOC123268891 gene encoding probable serine/threonine-protein kinase yakA isoform X3, which translates to MKTEKSKANESSCISSTVVKEEPDGDAVKIKEEAPGGNHDDVPVNDDTTECPRDPGLDPANGDNNMPADAQNGNGGQSMIGLVKQESDHNPSDDISSDGIQPLVSNVLAKQMGSGTGGEAQYMQQQSQIFVFSTILANKGAEAVLQGQFPSIIAYHCSQTSTKKFLERHPNKVAQFRQNPAQWLNNLAVMKQKSGGGHPPPPNSGFPTEQPPDLPVLDPNAPSFWNDQSNLRSLNGSNTMGNPESSLDDTNLDVPCLVPNSPGNPANNQNPNTTIGPNSLLGGSTSPGPGGLQPSLQGVKVPDENLTPQQRQHRENSLATIRKMQMMFFAEQQKDDPNAQMDPSQPGLPMPPGGIPGNMPPVSTSGGPGPNNIDWNVNKFQQSFLDGKNKSGIGSPGSVSLRGSGMMAGMPRSQGPPPPYHQTTRSASVPIATQSPNPSSPNNPTSNLSLPSPRANSALNSPADCNRQFQLTSQRPGHLPGQSPTSQDSPNPGSQSATSTTRLNHSNPGTPVSHSHLTSLSPSNTPQKESSLEFPSNQSNVDNMFGRTLQTLAQQKQQHGGMVNAAGVKEASLMPVPSPQQITYINSFEGQELTIQKQPNTSLKDGNLQNNNNVNNTDMSGRLVSGNMDNNNQYPARSEGSSPSMDSMNRGFGASLHSPHTPHTPHTPGNGAPQTPVDVKPNKSSASAQSSPVPMNPMSDSMGPPRTVPASPNTKPETSPPSSKELQPPPQQSQPQVVQPPPQQQQQQQQQQQQQQQQQQQQQQQQQQQQQQQQQQQQQQMPPQQMQQPPTQQQPPGLNQQNNPTNNSGPPMGNQMGHFPCSRANQPDNQPLDPNNMRGRLGGMSMNHSGPFMNMGGDPITSLAQMSQQLSNTVASNAVGNDGGPMHSGNPGMMPFNNPHNMHMMQMSGGEMNGGCHMGGGVNEPNDVSGMCMGLGGPPGGSYSPTTSHTGSPVGPNKISHSMMSHGGMMGHNGPPGPGGGGYGGDHAPPPRLMGQHMGGPSPYNGANIQVKPSAPNTIQYLPARPNVGHPPRGPPSLDFLPRFGNSISNMENKMQQSPSVNLQYFPNGCMPNNMGGGPPQPPQHSVGMPPGNMGGGLPGMGPGGGLGPPRMDGSQQMNPNMHPSMRPSVGNMRPQPNMMRMQQHMVGGGVFPGSPMDPDKVFPPDMVPQNQVPNQNPGMYGPAGKGPMGLGPPPDASQPLPPSMGGGTGNFKNSPFVGGGPTMNDPNYAQQFHNFQQQLYATGTRGSGPPHPSLHPPPNSHAHQQFFMPK; encoded by the exons ATGAAAACAGAAAAAAGTAAGGCCAACGAGTCGAGTTGTATTTCGAGCACCGTCGTCAAGGAGGAGCCTGACGGTGATGCGGTTAAGATCAAAGAGGAAGCGCCTGGTGGAAACCACGACGACGTCCCCGTCAACGATGACACCACCGAGTGTCCTCGTGACCCGGGGCTGGACCCAGCCAATGGGGATAATAATATGCCCGCGGATGCTCAAAACGGCAACGGAGGACAGTCTATGATCGGGCTGGTCAAGCAGGAAAGTGATCATAATCCCAGTGATGATATTTCCAgtg ATGGTATCCAACCGTTGGTTAGCAATGTACTTGCTAAACAAATGGGCAGTGGAACTGGTGGTGAGGCCCAGTATATGCAGCAGCAAAGccaaatatttgttttttcgaCGATATTAGCGAATAAAGGCGCTGAAGCTGTTTTACAAGGACAATTTCCCTCTATTATTGCTTATCATTGTTCTCAAActtcaactaaaaaatttctcgaG AGACATCCAAATAAAGTAGCCCAGTTTCGGCAAAATCCTGCCCAATGGTTAAACAATTTGGCGGTAATGAAGCAAAAGAGTGGTGGTGGTCACCCGCCACCACCAAACAGCGGCTTTCCGACGGAACAACCGCCAGATTTGCCAGTCCTCGACCCTAACGCTCCGTCGTTTTGGAATGACCAGTCCAATTTAAGAAGCCTGAATGGTAGCAATACCATGGGTAACCCCGAGTCTTCGTTGGACGATACAAATTTAGACGTGCCTTGCCTTGTGCCGAATTCCCCAGGAAATCCGGCGAATAATCAAAATCCTAATACGACGATAGGTCCTAACTCACTACTGGGTGGATCAACAAGTCCAGGTCCAGGCGGACTACAGCCGTCGTTACAAGGTGTAAAGGTTCCTGACGAAAATTTAACGCCACAGCAAAGACAGCACCGAGAAAATTCCCTCGCGACGATAAGGAAAATGCAGATGATGTTTTTTGCTGAGCAACAAAAAGACGATCCGAATGCCCAGATGGATCCATCACAACCGGGACTGCCGATGCCTCCTGGGGGCATTCCTGGAAATATGCCGCCTGTTAGTACATCCGGAGGTCCCGGTCCAAATAACATTGACTGGAACGTAAATAAATTCCAGCAGTCATTTTTAGacggaaaaaataaa agtggAATAGGAAGTCCTGGATCAGTATCACTGCGTGGATCGGGTATGATGGCCGGTATGCCGCGGAGTCAAGGACCTCCGCCGCCTTACCACCAGACAACGCGGTCAGCCAGTGTGCCAATCGCGACCCAAAGTCCAAACCCGTCCTCGCCGAACAATCCGACGAGTAACCTGTCGTTGCCATCACCGCGAGCGAACTCAGCGCTCAACTCTCCTGCTGACTGCAATCGGCAGTTTCAGCTGACGTCTCAGCGGCCCGGACACTTGCCAGGGCAGAGTCCGACTAGTCAGGATTCGCCAAACCCCGGTTCGCAGTCCGCTACGTCTACCACGAGATTAAATCATAGTAATCCTGGGACTCCGGTTTCACACTCACATTTAACCTCACTCAGTCCCAGTAATACACCACAAAAAGAGTCTTCTCTTGAATTTCCTTCTAATCAATCcaatg tggATAATATGTTTGGCCGGACGCTGCAAACACTAGCTCAACAGAAGCAACAGCACGGTGGTATGGTGAATGCAGCTGGCGTTAAAGAAGCAAGCTTGATGCCTGTACCAAGTCCTCAGCAGATAACATATATTAATTCATTTGAGGGACAAGAACTCACCATCCAAAAACAGCCTAATACTAGTTTAAAGGACGGTAATCTTCAAaa TAACAACAACGTCAACAACACAGACATGTCTGGAAGACTAGTATCCGGTAATATGGACAACAATAACCAGTATCCAGCAAGATCCGAGGGTTCAAGTCCGTCGATGGACAGCATGAACCGCGGGTTCGGTGCTTCCTTACACAGTCCTCACACGCCACACACGCCTCACACTCCAGGTAACGGCGCGCCTCAGACTCCAGTGGACGTGAAACCCAACAAATCTTCCGCTAGCGCACAAAGCAGTCCAGTGCCGATGAACCCCATGTCAGACAGCATGGGACCTCCAAGAACGGTACCTGCCTCGCCTAATACTAAGCCTGAAACATCACCGCCTTCTTCCAAGGAGCTTCAGCCGCCTCCGCAGCAGTCGCAGCCTCAAGTAGTACAACCACCGCcgcagcagcaacagcagcagcag caacagcagcaacaacaacaacaacaacaacaacaacagcagcaacaacaacaacaacaacaacaacaacaacaacaacaacagcagcagcaaaTGCCGCCCCAACAAATGCAACAGCCTCCAACGCAGCAGCAGCCTCCAGGACTAAACCAACAAAACAACCCAACGAATAACTCCGGGCCACCAATGGGCAACCAGATGGGCCACTTTCCCTGTAGTAGAGCCAACCAGCCAGACAATCAACCTCTCGATCCAAACAACATGAGAGGCCGTCTCGGTGGTATGTCTATGAACCACAGTGGTCCATTCATGAACATGGGAGGTGATCCTATCACCTCGCTAGCACAAATGAGCCAACAGCTGTCCAACACCGTGGCGAGCAACGCAGTGGGCAACGACGGCGGGCCAATGCATTCCGGCAACCCCGGTATGATGCCTTTCAACAATCCGCACAACATGCACATGATGCAAATGAGCGGCGGAGAAATGAACGGGGGCTGTCATATGGGTGGCGGAGTAAATGAACCCAACGACGTCAGTGGAATGTGTATGGGCCTAGGAGGACCTCCCGGAGGGAGCTACAGTCCGACAACATCTCACACAGGGAGTCCAGTTGGGCCTAACAAAATATCTCACTCCATGATGAGTCACGGTGGAATGATGGGACACAATGGTCCTCCAGGTCCTGGAGGTGGTGGGTACGGGGGCGATCACGCGCCACCTCCCAGACTGATGGGACAGCACATGGGTGGGCCCAGTCCCTACAATGGAGCTAACATCCAGGTGAAACCCAGCGCTCCAAACACAATACAGTACTTACCCGCGAGGCCGAACGTCGGGCATCCTCCCCGTGGGCCGCCGAGTCTTGACTTTCTTCCGCGTTTTGGCAATTCCATTAGCAACATGGAGAACAAAATGCAGCAGTCGCCGTCTGTTAATCTACAGTACTTCCCGAACGGCTGCATGCCCAACAACATGGGTGGAGGACCGCCGCAACCTCCTCAGCACTCTGTAGGCATGCCACCGGGCAATATGGGCGGTGGGCTTCCTGGTATGGGACCTGGTGGAGGTTTAGGCCCTCCAAGAATGGACGGTAGCCAGCAAATGAATCCCAACATGCATCCGTCTATGAGGCCGTCCGTCGGCAATATGCGTCCTCAGCCGAACATGATGCGCATGCAGCAGCACATGGTTGGTGGTGGTGTCTTCCCCGGCAGTCCGATGGATCCTGACAAAGTCTTCCCGCCGGATATGGTGCCGCAGAATCAGGTTCCTAATCAGAATCCCGGGATGTATGGACCTGCTGGCAAAGGTCCTATGGGATTAGGACCTCCTCCAGACGCCTCCCAACCGCTTCCTCCCAGCATGGGTGGCGGAACGGGGAACTTCAAGAACAGCCCTTTCGTCGGCGGTGGACCCACTATGAACGATCCTAATTACGCCCAACAATTTCATAACTTCCAGCAGCAATTGTACGCGACTGGAACGAGAGGCAGTGGCCCGCCTCATCCCAGTCTTCATCCACCGCCAAACTCCCACGCGCATCAACAGTTCTTCATgcctaaataa